CGAGTACGCGATGCTGCTGATGCGCGCCCTGCAGGACGCGGGGACCGACGTCCCCGGCGACACCGCAGTGATCGGCGCCGACGATCTGATGCTGGGACGGCTGCTGAGGCCCCGGCTGAGCACCGTCCACCTGGAACTGCCCTCCGGCCGCGACCTGGCCGCACTGGTCGACCGCGCGGTGAACGATCCCGGGGCCGCGCCCGAGCGGCACGAGGTGCTGGGCGCGGCGGTAGTGCACCGCGAGTCGACCTGACCGGCGACGGGTCCGCGGGGTCCGTCTACCGGCCGTCCTGCCCGGCCTGGCCCTCGGCCTGCGCCTGCTGGTCGGCGACCGCCTTGCGGACCTCGTCCATGTCGAGCTTCCGGGCCTGACCGATGACGTCCGTCAGCGCCTCCTCCGGCAGGGCGCCCGGCTGCGCGAAGACGGCCACCTGGTCCCGGACGATCATCAGCGTCGGGATCGACTGGATGCCGAAGGCCTGTGCCAGCTCGGGCTGCGCCTCGGTGTCCACCTTGCCGAACACCAGGTCGGGGTTGGCCTCGGCCGCCTTCTCGTAGACCGGGGCGAACTGACGGCACGGACCGCACCACGACGCCCAGAAGTCGATCAGGACGAACTCGTTGTCCGTGACCGTCTGGTCGAAGTTCTCCTTGGTGAGCTCCACGGTGCTGCTCATGGTGTGACCCTCTTCCTGGGTTCGGGGCAAAGCCGTCGGCACAACACTGCCGACCTGGTGGGTATTCCGCGCACGTACCCATGTGGCCACGTCGCACACCACCCACCAGACTGGCCCCATGACGCAATCGGATTCCATCGCGTACGACGTCGTCGTGATCGGCGCGGGCCCCGTGGGGGAGAACGTCGCCGACCGCACCCGGGCGGCCGGACTGGCGACCGCGATCGTGGAGAGTGAACTGGTCGGCGGCGAATGCTCCTACTGGGCGTGCATGCCCAGCAAGGCCCTGCTGCGCCCCGTCCTCGCCCGCGCGGACGCCCGCCGCCTGCCCGGTCTGAGCCGGTCGGTGCAAGAACCCCTCGACGCCGCGGCGGTCCTCGCCCGCCGAGACGAGTTCACCTCCCACTGGAAGGACGACGGCCAGGTCCGCTGGGTGGAGGGCATCGGAGCCGACCTGTACCGCGGCCAGGGCCGGCTGGCGGGGCCGCGCACGGTGGAGGTGACCGCGCCCGACGGCACCCGCCGGGTACTGACCGCCCGCCACGCCGTCGCCGTCTGCACCGGCAGCGGCGCCGCCTTGCCCGCCCTGCCCGGACTGGCGGAGGTGCGCCCCTGGACCAGCCGTGAGGCCACCAGCGCCGAGGCCGCGCCCGGCAGGCTGATCGTGGTCGGCGGCGGAGTCGTCGCCGTCGAGATGGCCACCGCCTGGCAGGCCCTCGGCTCCCGAGTCACGCTCCTGGTGCGCGGCACCGAGGGCCTGCTCGCGCGGATGGAACCGTTCGCCGGCGAGCTGGTCGCCGAGGCCCTCACCGAGGCCGGCGTCGACATCCGCACGGGTACCTCCGTCGCCTCCGTCACCCGGGAGGACGGCACCGTCGTGGCGGTCACCGACGCCGGTGACCGTGTCGAGGCCGACGAGATCCTGTTCGCCACCGGCCGCGTCCCCCGCACCGGCGACATCGGCCTGGAGACCGTCGGCCTCGAACCCGGCTCGTGGCTCCCCGTCGACGACAGCCTCCGCGTCGAGGGGCACGACTGGCTCTACGCCGTCGGCGACGTCAACCACCGTGCCCTGCTCACCCACCAGGGCAAGTACCAGGCGCGCATCGCGGGCGCCGCCATCGCCGCCCGCGCCTCCGGGGGGCCGGAACTGGACGCCGGCCCGTGGGGCGCGCACGCCGCCACCGCCGACCACGACGCCGTGCCCCAGGTGGTGTTCACCGACCCCGAGGCGGCGTCCGCCGGCCTCACCCTGGCCGAGGCCGAGCAGGCCGGCCACCGCGTCCGCGCCGTCGACGTGGACATCGCGGTGGCGGGCTCGAGCCTGTACGGCGACGGCTACAAGGGCCGCGCCCGCATGGTCGTCGACCTGGAGGAGGAGATCGTCCGCGGGGTCACCTTCGTCGGCCCCGGCGTGGGCGAACTGATCCACTCCGCGACCGTCGCCGTCGCCGGGCGGGTGCCGGTCAGCCGCCTGTGGCACGCGGTCCCGTCGTACCCGACGATCAGCGAGGTGTGGCTGAGGCTGCTCGAGGCGTACCGGGACAACTGACCGCACGGGGGCGGGACGGACCGGACTGCACCGGACCGGATCGGACCGCACCGGACCGGGCCGGGCCGAACCGGTCCGGGGGGACGGGCCAGGTGGAGCGCCCGTCCCCCGCCGCCACCCGCCCTCCCGCACCTCGTCAGGGCAGCTCGAAACCGAGCGCCGCCGCCGCCCGGTCCGGTGTCGCCTGCGCCCACCGCTCGGCCATCGCGTCGTTCGACGCGAACGACCGCAGTTCGGCCCGGTCCAGATACAGCACGCCGTCGAGGTGATCCGTCTCGTGCTGCACGATCCGGGCCGGCCAGCCCTCGAACACCTCGTCCACCGCGCGCCCGTGCTCGTCGCGCGCCACCAACCGCACCTCGGCGTGGCGCGCCACCACCGCCTGCCAGCCCGGCACGCTCAGACAGCCCTCGTAGAACGCGGCCCGGCCCGGACCGGCGGGCTCGTACGACGGGTTGACCAGCACCCGGAACGGCTGCGGCACCCGACCGCGCGCCACCCGCACCTCGTCCGGGACCGGTGCCGGGTCCTCGATCACCGCGATCCTGAGCCCCACCCCCACCTGCGGCGCGGCCAGGCCCACACCCGGCGCCGCGCGCATGGTGAGACGCAGCGCCTCCACGAACCGTGCCAGCAGCGCGGGTTCCAGCTGCCCGTCGAAGGGCTCGGCGGGGCGGCGCAGCACTGGATCGCCGGCCGCGACGATCGGCAACGGGCCGTCACCGGCGAGCAGTTCCGCGACCCGCTCGGCAAGGGGCGCGCGATCACTCGGAGTTCCCATCGCGCCAGGATGCCACGGCCCGCGCAGCCCCGAGACCCGCGAACGTGACGCACGCCACTTCCACCACGGGGAACCGGGCGCTCTCCCGTTCCGACCACTGGAACCACCCCGTCCCCACGACGTCCCCGGAGCACCCCACTGATGACCGCCACCACCTCCCCGCCCGCGACGGACGAGGCACCGGACCGGGCGGCGCCGCCCCCACCCGGCACCTGGGCCCCGCTGCGCCCGCTCGTCCTGCGCCTGCACTTCTACGCCGGGCTGTTCGTGGCACCCTTCCTGCTGGTCGCCGCGGCCACCGGCTTCCTCTACGCGGCCTCGTTCCAGGCCGAGAAGCTGCTCTACGCGCACGAACTGACCGTCCCCGACGCCGGTGAGCGCAAGCTCCCCGTCTCCGAGCAGGTCGCCGCCGCCCGGCAGGCCCACCCCGACGGCACGGTCTCGGCCGTACGCCCCTCGCCGGACGCGGACGCCACCACCAGGGTGCTGCTCTCCGGGGTCGAGGGCGTCGACCCGAACCACACACTCGCGGTCTTCGTCGACCCGTACACCGCGAAGGTGCGCGGAGCCCTGGAGCAGTACGGTTCGAGCGGCGCGCTGCCGTTGCGCACCTGGATCGACGAGTTCCACCGGGACCTGCACCTGGGTGAACCGGGCCGCCTGTACAGCGAGTTCGCCGCGAGCTGGCTCTGGGTGATCGCGGGCGGCGGCCTGGTGCTGTGGTTCTCCCGCCGCCGGGCCCGGCGCAAGTTGCGCGGCACCCGGGGCCGGCGCCGCAGCCTGGGCCTGCACGGCACGGTCGGCGCCTGGGTCGCCGCCGGGTTCGTCTTCCTCTCGGCCACCGGACTGACCTGGTCGACGTACGCCGGGGCGAACATCGAGGAGCTGCGCGTCTCCCTCGGGCAGACCACCCCGTCCGTGTCGGCGTCGGCCGCCGGGGGCGGCGAGCACGCGGGCCACGGCGCGGCGGCGGGGACCGGCGGGGACGCCGCGCACGGGGTCGGCCTGGACAAGGTCCTGGCCGCCGCGCGGGGCGAGGGCCTGAGCGACCCCGTGGAGATCGTCCCGCCCGCCGACGCCTCCTCGGCCTATGTGGTCAAGCAGGTGCAGCGCAGCTGGCCCGAGAAGCAGGACTCGGTCGCGATCGACCCGGTGACGGGCGAGGTGACCGACGTCCTGCGCTTCGCCGACTACCCGGTACTGGCCAAGCTCAGCCGCTGGGGCATCGACCTGCACACGGGGAGCCTGTTCGGCCTCGCCAACCAGATCGGGCTGATGGCGCTGGCCGCCGCCCTGATCCTGCTCATCGTCCTGGGCTACCGCATGTGGTGGCAGCGCGGCCGGGGCTCCGTCTTCGGCCGTCCCGTCCCGCGCGGTGCGTGGCAGCAGGTGCCACCGGCGGTCCTCGTACCGCTGCTGGCGGCCGTCGCCGTCCTCGGCTACTTCGTACCGCTGCTGGGCGTCCCGCTGGCCGTGTTCGTCGCGGTCGACGTGGTGCTCGGCGAGATCGCCCACCGGCGGGGGCGGCGGACGTACGCCGGTGGTACGACGGCGAAGCGGTGAGACGGACGGCGCGGCGGGAGCACGGAACCGCACTCCCGCCGCGCCGCGACCCAAGGGTGTCCGACGAGCGCTCGGCATCCGCCGGCCCGCCTCTCCTCGACCCGCCGGCCCGCCGACCGGCTCCGCCGTCAGGCCGCCCGCTCAGCGGTCGGCGAAGTCGCCGGCCAGGGCGGCGGCGATCCGCAGCTGCGCGTCGGCCTCCTCCTGCCGCCCCTGCCGTTCGAGGGTGCGTCCCAGCATCAGCCGGGCGTACCGCTCGACGGGATCGCGCTCGACGACGAGACGCAGCTCGGCCTCCGCGCGCCGGAGCTGGGCCGAGTGGTAGTAGGAACGCGCCAGCAGCAGCCGGGGCCCGGTCTGCTCGGGCACCTCCCCGACCAGCCCGCTCAGGACGCGCGCCGCGGCGGCGTAGTCCTTGGCGTCGAAGAACATCCGCGCGCGCTCCCAGCGCTCCGCCGTCGTTCCGTGGTCGTAGTACGTCGTGTCCACTGGTGACCTCCTTCGGTGTGCTGCAACCACCCCAGGTCGTTGAACATTCCACCACTGGTTCGGAGGGTTCCGCCGACCGTGGGGACGGCCGCGGGACGGTCTGACGCGGAGGCTCGTCCGGGGCTAGGTTGGGCGGCATGAGCAATCTCGATCGCGAGGCGGTTCCCTCCCTGTGCGGCGGCCGCGGCTTCGTGGTGGCGGAACCCGTGCGTGAACTCCTCAGCCCCCGGCAGGTGAGACTCGGCGAGTCCACCGAGGTCCGCCGACTGCTGCCCAACCTGGGCCGGCGCATGGTCGGCGCCTGGTGCTTCGTCGACCACTACGGCCCCGACGACATCGCCGACGAGCCCGGCATGCAGGTGCCCCCGCACCCGCACATGGGCCTGCAGACGGTCAGCTGGCTGCACGAGGGCGAGGTGCTGCACCGCGACTCGACCGGCAGCCTCCAGACCATCCGCCCGCGCCAGCTGGGTCTGATGACCTCGGGTCACGCGATCAGCCACTCCGAGGAGAGCCCGCGGTCGCACGCCCGCCACCTGCACGGCGCACAGCTGTGGGTCGCCCTCCCGGACGCCCACCGCCACACCGACCCGCACTTCGAGTTCCACGCCGAACTGCCCCGTGTCACGGCGCCCGGCCTCACCGCCACCGTGCTCCTCGGCAGCCTCGACGGCACCACCTCGCCGGGGACGACCTACACCCCGCTCGTCGGCGCCGACCTGTCCCTCACCGCCGGCACGGACGTACGCCTCCCGCTGGAACGGGACTTCGAGTACGCCGTCCTGTCCATGAGCGGCGAGGCCCACGTCGACGGCGTGCCCCTGGTACCGGGCTCGATGCTCTACCTGGGCTGCGGTCGCGGCGAACTCCCCCTGCGCGCCGACTCGGACGCGGACCTGATGCTCCTGGGCGGCGAGCCGTTCGAGGAGGAGCTGATCATGTTCTGGAACTGGATCGGGCGCTCCCAGGAGGAGATCGTCCAGGCCCGCCGGGACTGGACGGAAGGGACGCGGTTCGGAGAGGTCAAGGGGTACGACGGCGCCCCGCTGGCCGCCCCCGAGCTACCGGCGGTTCCGCTGAAGCCTCGCGGAAGGGCTCGTTGACCTGCGGAACACCTGGCCTTGGCGGCATGGGCCGGGGCAGGAAGTCCGATGGCCTGCGGGTGAGTCCCTGAGCCGGTGTGCGACAAGCGGTACGGCGCTCCTACCCGCCGTCGCCGTCGCCGTCGGGAGCGGCGCGTACCGCCGCACGCCGGACCTTGCCCATGGAGTTCTTCGGCAGGGCGGAGACGAAGTCGACCGCGGTGGGGACCTGGTGGGAGAGGAGGCGGGCACGGCAGTGGGACGTCAGTTCCGCCGCGGGCAACGGAGTCACGGCGACGACGGTGGCCCGGACGCGTTCGCCGGTGTCGCCCGTCTCCTCGCCCCAGACCACCGCCTCGGCGACCGACGGGTGGGCGAGGAGGACCCGTTCCACCTCAAGGGGGTTCACCTTCTTGCCGCCCACGTTGATGAAGGAGTCCTTGCGGCCGACCAGGTGCAGGTGACCCTCCGGGCCGATGCGGGCCACGTCGCCGGTGGCGTACCAGCCGTCGCGGAAGGCCCGCCGGGTGGCCTCGGGATGGCCGAGGTAGTGCGTGAACATCGCCGGTGTGCGGACCAGCAGCGCCCCCTCCCCGCCCCTCGGCACCTCCCGCCCGTGGTCGTCGACGACACGGACCTGTACGCCGGGCAGGGGGCGGCCCACGCCGCGGTCCGCGCCCGGGCCGTCCTCGGGCCGGTGCGCGGCGATGACCCCGGCCTCCGTGCAGCCGTAGACCTGTCGGACGTCCAGGCCGAGCCGCTCGCGGGCCCGCTGTGCCACAGCCGGCGGCAGGGCGGCCCCCGAAGAGAGGCACAGCCGCAGTGCGCCCGGCGGCCGCGGGGGACGAGAGGCGGCGGCCGCGCGTGTCGTCAGGTCGTAGGCCATGGGAGCGGCGACCAGCACGGTGCAGGCGTGCTCGTCCAGGGCACTCAGGAGCCGTGCGGGGGTGAAGCGGCCGAGGAGAACGAGCTGCGCCCCGGCCCGTAGCGCGGTGACCAGCCCGGCGACCATGCCGAAGGAGTGCAGCAACGGGACGGCGACCAGGACGCGGTCGTCCCCGGTGACGCCGTAGGCGCGCGTGTAGATTCCGCCGCCGTTGACGAGGTTGCGCTGCGTGTGGACGACCGCCTTGGGCTCCCCGGTCGAGCCGGAGGTGTACTGGTACAGGAAGGGGGCGTCGGGTGCGGCGGTCCGTGGCTCGTCGTCGTCGGGCTTGCGGGCGGGGCCTCGCCGTCCTGGTTCGTCCGCGGCGCCGGCCGGCTCGTCCACGGAGACGAGGACGCAGTCGTCGAGCGGGTCCTCTTCCTCGCCGCCGCCGAGCGCGTCCTGCTTCTCGCCGCCGCCGAGCGCGCGGAGTCTCGCCTCGTGTGCCGCGACGAACAGGCGGCCCGTCGCGGCCCGCAGGGCGGCCAGTTGGGGCCGGGTCGTGCCGGGTTCGAGGGGGATCAGGCGTACCCCGAGGCGTGCGGCGGCGAGGAAGGCGACGACGCATTCCGGGGTGTTCTCCAGGAGCAGCGCCGCCGTGCCGTGCTGGGTGAGGCCGAGGGAGTCCCATCGGCGCGCCGTGGCCCGCACCCTTGCGTGCAGTTCCCCGTAGGCCAGGACCTGGCCCCCGCAGCGCACCGCGACGGCGTCCGGGCGGGCGCGGGACGCGCTGTCGAGCAGGTCGTCGAGGGTCGCGGGAAGAGGCGCCTTCCCGGTGGCGGACTCGGTGGCCATCGCTCACGCCTTCCTCTCGACGGCGGACAGCAGACGCGGGTCGTCGGCGGGGTCCTCGTCAAGTCCCTGGTGACGGAAGTACCGGTCGTACAGGCGGTGATAGGCACCGCCACGGGCCAGCAGGGCCGTGTGGTCGCCCTCCTCGGCGATCCGTCCGTCGTCGACGACGACGATCGTGTCGGCCTTGCGGACGGTGGGCAGCCGATGGGCGACGACGATGGTGGTGCGCTCCCTGGCGAGGGCGTCCAGACCTTCCTGCACCTGTGCCTCGGTCAGGGGGTCGATGCTGGCCGTGGCCTCGTCGAGGATCAGCACCGGGGCGTCCTGGAGGAAGACCCGGGCGAGGGCGACGATCTGCCGCTGACCGGTGGACAGATTGCGTCCGCCCTCGTCGGTGGGGGTGTCCAGGCCCTGCGGGAGCTGGGCCAGCCAGTCGCCGTCCGCCACCGCACGTGCGGCGGCCTCGACGTCGTCGCGGGTGGCACCGGGTCGCCCGCGGGCGATGTTGTCGGCGACCGTCCCGGAGAAGAGGAACGGGGTCTGTGTCACGACACCGAGGCAGCGCCGGTACTGGTCGAGGTCCAGGGTGCGCACGTCCTGCCCGTCGACCTCGATGCTTCCCTCCTGGAACTCGTACGCGCGCGTGATCAGCCGCACCAGGCTGGACTTGCCGGCCCCGGTGTGTCCGACGAGCGCCACGGTGCGGCCCGCCGGGACGGTCAGGTTCACGCCCTTGAGGACGGGGTGCCGGGCGTCGTAGCCGAAGCGGACGTCGCGCAGCGTGATCTCGCCGCGCAGGCGCGGGACGGGGAGGCTGTCGCGCTGACGCACCGCGGGCTCGCGGTCGACGAGCGCGAAGACCCGTTCACCGGCGGCCAGGCCCTGCTGGAGCTGGCTCCAGAAGGAGGCGATGCTGGTGAGCGGCGACCAGAACAGGACCAGCGCCTCCAGGAACAGCACCCACTGACCCGCCGTCACACTGCCGGAGTCCACGCCGTGGCCGCCCAGCAGGACCACGGCGACCGTGCCCAGCCCGGTCAGCGAGATCAGCAGCGGGAAGATGCCGCTGAACATGCGGTTCAGTCGCACGCTCGCCCGGAACCAGCGGTGGTTGACCTCGTCGAGTCCTGCCTGCGCGCTCTGCTGGTGGCTGTGGTTGCGCGTCACGGCGATGCCGCGCAGGGTCTCCTGCACATAGCCGTTGACCTCGGCCAGTGCCTCCTGCTGCCGCAGGGAGGCGCTGCGCGCGGCGCGCCGGAAGGCGAGGCTGACGCCGACGACGACCGCGGCGACGAGGGCCGTCACCAGGGCCAGCGGCACGTTGATCAGGAACAGCGCGGTCAGCAGGACGACGATCATCAGCACTTGGCCGAGCAGGCTGAGTACCAGGCTGATCAGCGTCGCGAACGCCTGGGTGTCATTGGTGACCCGGCTGACCACCACACCGGTGGCGTAGGTGTCGTGGAACGTCATGTCCTGTCGCATGGCCGCTTCGAACACGCGTCGGCGCAGGCTGAGGACGACGTCGCTGACCAGGGTTCCGGCCATCCGCTCCTGGAGGTAGGTGAACAGCCAGGCGATCGTGCCCGCGGCGAGGACGGCCGTCACCAGCCAGGCCACCCGGCCGTCGCCGTCGTCGCTCAGGGCGGAGTCGACGGTTCTGGCCAGCAGCAGGGGGACGGCGCTGCCCGCCGCGGCAGCAACGACCACGGCGAGGGCCACGAACGCCACCGTGCCGCCCCTGTTGCGGAAGTAGGGCGCGATCCGGCGGGCCAGCTCGCGGTCGCGGTAGCGGCGGTCGTAGCCGTCCTGCTCGATGCCCTCCAGCAAGTGCGCCATCAGTGGCTCTCCTCCCTGGCGCCCACGGTGCGCGGCCCGGCGGGAGCCGGCTCGTCCAGGTAGGGCGCGAAGATCCGTCGGTAGAACGAGCAGTCCCGCAGGAGCTGTTCGTGGCTGCCCTGGCCGACGATCCGGCCGGCGTCCAGGACGAGGATGTGGTCCGCGGCGCGGATACGGGACAGTCGGGGTGTGACGAGGAACGTGGTGCGCCCGGCGGAGGCCTGCCGCATGGCGCGTTGCAGCTCGTGCTCGGTGACGGCGTCGACGGCGCTGGTCGCGTCGTCCACGGCGAGGACGCGGGGATCGGCCACCAGCGCGCGGGCGATGGCCAGGCGCTGACGCTGCCCGCCGGACAGGGTGACCCCGCGTTCGCCGAGGACGGTGTCGTAGCCGTGCTCGGTCGCCGTGATGAAGTCGTGGGCCTGGGCGGTACGGGCCGCGGCCTCCAGTTCGGCGCGGCCGGCGCCGCTCTCCGCGCCGAGCGCGAGGTTCTCGGCGACGGTGCGGGCGAAGAGCACCACGTCCTGCTCGACGACCGCGATCTGCGAGCGCAGCGACCGGGTGTCCCATTCCGTGGTGGCGACCCCGTCCATCAGCACGCGCCCCGCATCGGGGGAGTAGGTGCGGTTCAGCAGGTGCAGGAGCGTGGACTTGCCGCTGCCGGTGGCGCCGACGACGGCCACGGTGCTGCCGGGAGCCACCCGGAAGGACACGTCGGACAGCACCGGCTTGCCGGGTTCGTAGCCGAAGGTGACGTGTTCCATGGCGACTTCACCGGTGAGCGGCGCGGCATGCAGGCCGCCCTGCTCGTCCTCGCCGTCCGGGTCGTCGACGACCTCTTTGATCCGCTGGGCCCCGGCCATGCCGAGGTAGATGAGCCCGAGGCTGAAGGAGGCGAGCTGGGTGGGTGCGCGCAGGGTGCCCATCAGCCCCAGGACGGCGACGAGTTCGCCGATGCTCAGGGAACCCCCGCGCAGCAGGACCACGGCGTGCACCAGGGCGCCCGCGGTGGCCAGGGTCAGCAGCAGCGGGGGAAGGGACAGCGCCTGGGTGCGGATCTGGCGCACGGAGGCGTCGCGGTAGGCCGTGGCCAGTGCGGCGAACCGGCCACGCTCCTCGTCGACGCCGCCGGTCGACTCGACCACCTCGACCCCGGCGACGCTCTCGGTGGCCTGGGCCGTCATGTCGCCGAAGCGCTCCCGGGCCAGGTCCGACACGGGTTCCAGGCGCCGCCCGTGCTCCGCGAGGGCCACCGCGAACAGCACGACGAAGACGACCGGCGACAGCAGCAGTCGCGGATCCACCAGGGCGACGAAGACGATCGGCATCAGCACGTTGAGGGCCAGGTCGACCGCCATGTCGAAGCCGGGCGACACCATCAGGTTCAGGGACTCGGTGTCACCGGTGGCACGGGCGGACAGGTCGCCGATCCGTCGCCGGTTGAAGTAGCCCTGGCTCTTGCGGAGCAGACTGGCGAAGACCTGGGCGCGCGCCTCGCGCTCCAGCCCGCTGGCGAAGGACTCCAGGCAGTAGGTGGCCACGATGCCGCCCACCGCCCGGACGACCACGAGCGCCAGCAGACCGGCGACGATGGCGTGGAAGGTGCCGAAGTCGGGCGCGGACCCGCCCTGGTCGAGGACCGCGTCGAAGGCCAGGCCGACGACCAGAGGGATCGCCGCGTTCAGCGACTGCCAGACGAGGCTGCCCAGCAGATGGAGGGCGATGTACGGCCGGAACGGCCGCATCTGCGCCAGCAGCCAGCGGGGCACGCCGGCAGGCGCCTCGGCACCGTGAGCGGCGCCGCCCGGGCCCGCTGTGTCGGCCGGATCCTTCCCCGTGGGGACGGTCTCGGCGGTCATCGGCACTCCTTCTCTGGGGTGGGTGGCTGGGTCACATCCGAACCGGCGGGTCCTGGAAAAGCGATCGGCCATGGTTTCGGCCATTGCCTCTCGAATTTTGCGGCTCCCGGGCGCGCGGGGTTTTCCAGCCTGGCTTGAAAATGTCACCGGGGCGTCGCCGGGCGCCGCGGGGAGATGGTCGCTGCTCTCCGGTGGGTTCCGCGGGAGGGCCGCGTACAGGAGATCCGAGCAAGGCGCCGGCCCACGGGCCGAGGCAGGCGAGTGGTCATCCGGCGCGCGGCGAGGCGGCGTGGCCGGGATGGCGGCGCCCCCGGCCGGACGGATGTCGCCCCTGCTCAGAGGGTGTTTCTGTGGCGTGGTGGATCGAGGTTCGGGCTGCGTCGCCACATTTTCCCGCAGCAGTGCAATGGGGTGCGGGGTTGCCCCCGGCATGGAAGCTACTTGTTTTTCGAGAAAAACGAAAGCCTGACTCTGAGGTGTGAAATGCGGCGAGTAGGTGAAAATTAAACAGTGAGTGGAAAGCGTGCGCTCCGGGCATTGCGGAGGCGAGCCGGCCACTCATGCGAAACCATGGAAATGGTTGATCCGGAACCATTCGTCTGGGTACCGTGAGCGTCGTTGTTGAGCATGAGTCGCTATTGCGTACCCATGGCAACTCGGCCGCACTCGCGTGCCGGTACGGGGCAGTCGCGTTCTCCCGGGGGGCCAGAGGCGCAAGGCGGCAGTGAGGAGGAGTACGAGTGAGTCAGACGCTGTGCCACCCCCCCTGTCAAGGAGACCAGCTCGTGGTGACCACTCTTGTGCGCAACGGAACCCCGCGGCTCGGGCTGCGAGCCGTGCTGTCGGACGCCCCTTCCGTGGGCGAGGTCAGGCACTGCGGTGACTGGAGGGAGGTGGAGGATGCCTTGGGCGCGGGTCGAGTCGATGTCCTGCTGCTGCACGAGGACGACTACGTCCGCGATCGGGGAGTGCTCGCCGGCGTCCGGCGCCGACGGCCCAAGTTACTGCTGTTACTCAGCAGTGACGACGTGCGCGAGGAGATACTGGCAGGACCCCCGGTTCCCGACGGATTCCTGGTGGAGGACGAGTTGACCGCCTCCGCGGTCGAGGACGCGCTTCAGCGGACGTTGGCGGGGGAGGTACCCATGCCCACCTCCGTCACCAGAGGACTGCTGGACCGCCTCCGTGAGTCGGGGCAGCACCGGCCGCGCGAGGTCTCCCTGACCGCCCGCGAGAACGAGGTGCTGCTCCTGCTCGCCGAGGGCATGAGCAACAAACAGATCGCCCGGCGCCTCGGCATATCCAGCCATGGCGTCAAGCGCATCGTCGCCAGCCTGTTGCTGAAGCTGGGTGCACCCAATCGGACCGCCGCCGTGGTGACGGCCATACAGAACGGTCTCATCACCTGCTGACGGGCCTCAGCGGCCGGGGGACGTCCCCGTCCGTGCGCCCGGTCACCGTGCCGTCCGTCTCGCGGCGCGGTGACCGGGCGCGGGTGGTCCCGCCCGCGGTCGCGGGTGGCGGCCGGGGTGTCGGCCCGGCCGCCACCTCGGTGACCGGGCCGCCACGCGTCGTGGCGCGACGGGCAACGTTCATGGGGCGATCTTCCAGGGACGGGTGACCCGGGGGGAAGTCTCAAGCGGGCGCACGACCGGTGTACCCGAACGGGCAGGGCCATATGTACCGGTGCCGCCCGCGCCAGGCGGTCGCTACGGTGAGCGGGGCGTGACAGCCCCGGAGAGGAGCGAGCCGTGGCGCTACCCGTTTCGCACCGTGTTCCGTTCCGCGGGAGACGGACCGCCGTCGCGCCGGCCACCTGCGCCCAGCGGCACATGTGGAACCTGATCCAGCGTCAACTGCCCGATGCCGCCTTCTACAACGTGTGCCACTGGGTCGACCTGCCCGGCCGCGGCACCGCACAGGATCTGCTCGCGGTCTTCGCCGAACTGCTCGGCCGCCACGAGTCGCTGCGTACCGGCTTCAGCCGCGCCCCGGACGGCACCCTCGTCCAACGGGT
This region of Streptomyces ambofaciens ATCC 23877 genomic DNA includes:
- the trxA gene encoding thioredoxin; this encodes MSSTVELTKENFDQTVTDNEFVLIDFWASWCGPCRQFAPVYEKAAEANPDLVFGKVDTEAQPELAQAFGIQSIPTLMIVRDQVAVFAQPGALPEEALTDVIGQARKLDMDEVRKAVADQQAQAEGQAGQDGR
- a CDS encoding dihydrolipoyl dehydrogenase family protein, whose product is MTQSDSIAYDVVVIGAGPVGENVADRTRAAGLATAIVESELVGGECSYWACMPSKALLRPVLARADARRLPGLSRSVQEPLDAAAVLARRDEFTSHWKDDGQVRWVEGIGADLYRGQGRLAGPRTVEVTAPDGTRRVLTARHAVAVCTGSGAALPALPGLAEVRPWTSREATSAEAAPGRLIVVGGGVVAVEMATAWQALGSRVTLLVRGTEGLLARMEPFAGELVAEALTEAGVDIRTGTSVASVTREDGTVVAVTDAGDRVEADEILFATGRVPRTGDIGLETVGLEPGSWLPVDDSLRVEGHDWLYAVGDVNHRALLTHQGKYQARIAGAAIAARASGGPELDAGPWGAHAATADHDAVPQVVFTDPEAASAGLTLAEAEQAGHRVRAVDVDIAVAGSSLYGDGYKGRARMVVDLEEEIVRGVTFVGPGVGELIHSATVAVAGRVPVSRLWHAVPSYPTISEVWLRLLEAYRDN
- a CDS encoding peptide deformylase, which gives rise to MGTPSDRAPLAERVAELLAGDGPLPIVAAGDPVLRRPAEPFDGQLEPALLARFVEALRLTMRAAPGVGLAAPQVGVGLRIAVIEDPAPVPDEVRVARGRVPQPFRVLVNPSYEPAGPGRAAFYEGCLSVPGWQAVVARHAEVRLVARDEHGRAVDEVFEGWPARIVQHETDHLDGVLYLDRAELRSFASNDAMAERWAQATPDRAAAALGFELP
- a CDS encoding PepSY-associated TM helix domain-containing protein; translated protein: MTATTSPPATDEAPDRAAPPPPGTWAPLRPLVLRLHFYAGLFVAPFLLVAAATGFLYAASFQAEKLLYAHELTVPDAGERKLPVSEQVAAARQAHPDGTVSAVRPSPDADATTRVLLSGVEGVDPNHTLAVFVDPYTAKVRGALEQYGSSGALPLRTWIDEFHRDLHLGEPGRLYSEFAASWLWVIAGGGLVLWFSRRRARRKLRGTRGRRRSLGLHGTVGAWVAAGFVFLSATGLTWSTYAGANIEELRVSLGQTTPSVSASAAGGGEHAGHGAAAGTGGDAAHGVGLDKVLAAARGEGLSDPVEIVPPADASSAYVVKQVQRSWPEKQDSVAIDPVTGEVTDVLRFADYPVLAKLSRWGIDLHTGSLFGLANQIGLMALAAALILLIVLGYRMWWQRGRGSVFGRPVPRGAWQQVPPAVLVPLLAAVAVLGYFVPLLGVPLAVFVAVDVVLGEIAHRRGRRTYAGGTTAKR
- a CDS encoding tetratricopeptide repeat protein, translated to MDTTYYDHGTTAERWERARMFFDAKDYAAAARVLSGLVGEVPEQTGPRLLLARSYYHSAQLRRAEAELRLVVERDPVERYARLMLGRTLERQGRQEEADAQLRIAAALAGDFADR
- a CDS encoding pirin family protein, whose amino-acid sequence is MSNLDREAVPSLCGGRGFVVAEPVRELLSPRQVRLGESTEVRRLLPNLGRRMVGAWCFVDHYGPDDIADEPGMQVPPHPHMGLQTVSWLHEGEVLHRDSTGSLQTIRPRQLGLMTSGHAISHSEESPRSHARHLHGAQLWVALPDAHRHTDPHFEFHAELPRVTAPGLTATVLLGSLDGTTSPGTTYTPLVGADLSLTAGTDVRLPLERDFEYAVLSMSGEAHVDGVPLVPGSMLYLGCGRGELPLRADSDADLMLLGGEPFEEELIMFWNWIGRSQEEIVQARRDWTEGTRFGEVKGYDGAPLAAPELPAVPLKPRGRAR